GATTTTCCAATCACGTGGATTGAGGAACTGAAAGTTTTCGGGACAAACCACGTGACCGTAATTTTTTCCATCAGCATGTCTTGCTTCGTGTAATAGAACAAGGATCCGATCCAATCGATTTAAACTAAAGAAAGCACGACCGAGTAAAACATCTCCATCATGATACATTGCTATGTATTCGCCAGTGGAACCAAAAGAATATTTTTTGATCCGTGATTGGATCCAGCGGGAAAGTTTTTTTCCTGAGAAACCAAACTTAAAAATAGATTCAAATTGTGTGAGACGATTGTAAGTAGATTTGTCGATTCTGATTCGTTTTGGTTCTAAAGTTTCTAAATAGGAGAACGATTCTTTTAAAACTTTAGATTGTTTCGCATTTAACTTTGATTCATCGGAGTACAAAGCAACTCCAGATAACCAATAAAGAACGATTACAATAAAAAATGTTTTCTGCGAATAAAGTTCAAAAAGTGGCTTGGAGTCCACCATAGTAAAACCTGGGACGAATAGGATTGTATGTAAGCTCGTATTGGTCTAGGACGTTGTCCACTCCTAAAAACAAAGACATCCTTCCGTCGAAGAATTTTTTCTCCATCCTTACGTTTAAGAGAGTAAATGGTTTTCCATATACAACTTTGTTGGTTTCCTCTGGAGTTTTTGTTTGTTGGTCGATGAGAGCTGTACTTGATCCCGCAGTAAATTCATTGGTTGTACTATAAAACGGCCGTTTGTCCAAACGTTTAGCACGAAGGGCAAATTCCCATCCACCGGGTGCATTCACAAAAAAGTTCATTGTTCCTTGGTGGAGCGCTCTTCCTTCTAAGGGTCTATCTGTTGTTAGGTCGCGAGTATCTGTTTGGTTGTAACCCAATTCCAAAGCAAAGTATTTGAGGAAACGAACCCGGGATCCAGCTTCCACACCTCTTGTATAGGCTCTTTGCACATTCTTTAATTGGAAATTGGCAAACTCGCTCGTTCTCGTTCCGAAACTGTATTGGATAAGATCGGTGATATCATTCCGAAACACGCTAAGTGAAAGAGTCCAAAATTTATAAGGAGTGTATTCAAGATCTGCATTGACCGTTGTTGATCTCTCTGGTCTTAATTTGTCGTTTCCATCTACAACATAACCAACACCTGGGTTTTCAAAACGTAAGTACAATTCTCGAAAAGAGGGAGGTCGAAATCCCTTACCGTAACTGGCACGGAAAACAAGGTCACTTGTGATATCCACTTTGGATGCAATTTTGGGTGTAGTCTGACCACCAAACTGAGAATCTACATCATGACGAACCCCTGGGACCAGCCGCCAAACAAAACCTTGGCGCCAAATGATCCATTCATCTTGAATGAAGGCTGCTCTTCTCGTTCTATAGGCATTCCTTCTTTGTAAACGATCCGATTGTAATTCTTCTGAATAGGATTCGACCCCAGCTGTCACCATGTGATCTTTATTAATTTCATGATCTACTTGAGCCACACCTTGGGAAGAAAATTCATTTGTAAATTCTTTTACGTCGAGTTCATTGGAATTTCGTTGGTCCAACTTATAGTGGTTTTCCCAACGAGAAAAGTTTCCACGTAAGGACACCATATTACGTTTTCCGTAGGTATATTCCATTGCACCTAACCCGAGAAAGTCGTTTGTGAGGTTAGTTCTATCGAAAACTCCACCATTGGATCTTGAATCAATTCCTGCTTGGTTACGATTTAAATAATTGATTCCTGTTTTAACCTTAAATTGACCATCTGGATTGAAGGTCATATTTCCACCTACGTTTGCATCTTGGAATGCATTTCCTGTTGTGGCTGGTGTTTTGGGATCTAAATCATAAGCAGCCGATTGGTTAAACCCACCAAAAAAATTAGAGGCTACAAAATTATTTTTGAAACCAACATCGGCGATCATATTCTTTTCGCCTTGGCTTCCAAAATTGGTTTGTCTTCCGTTTCCGTAAGAGGTTCGGAATTGGTAGTGTTCTGGTTTTTCTGCTTGTTTGGTGATGATGTTGATTACACCACCAATGGCATCGGCTCCGTATAACGAAGAGGAACTTCCTTTTACAATTTCCACCCGTTCAATGTTCTGAACTTTAAATCGAGTGAGATCAATGGTATTGTTCAACCTTCCCGCAACACGTTGTCCATCTACAAGAAACAGTACATATTTGGAATCAAGCCCGAGCATTTGGACTTGGGAACCGCCAAAAAAAGGAGTAACATTAATACCTGTTTGGGTTTCCAGCACCTCACCTAAGTTACGCGCACCAGTTTGTTCAATTCGTTTTCTAGAGATAACTTCTGTCGCAACAGCAGAATCTTTGAGTCGTCGTTCTCCGCGGGAGCCGGTGACAACAATGCCATTTTTATTATCCAAATCTTTGAACCGGTCCACCTCTTCAGACGGAACTTCCTCTTTATTTCCTTCTTCTGGAACTGGAGTGGTTTGTGTTGTAGTTCCTGTATTTTGTGGATTAGGATCTGTAGTATTTGTTTCCGCTGGAACCGTAACAGGAGTTGGTGTTTGGTCTACAGTTTTAGTTTTTTTTCCCGTTTCACGAGGTCGCGTTTGGGAATGGATCTCTCCAATAAACAATAGAAAGAGGCAAAGGATCGGTAAAAGAAATTGGGTAAAAGAAAGCATTAGGGAAGTTTTTTCCATCGGATGGTCGGATACCCTGAAGTTCCTGCATCACTATAATAATTTTCAATATGGACAGCATATATAGAAGAACTTGTTCCAGAACGAATGAGAAAAATGTCAGATTTCGGTGTTAAATTTCCAATCGTATAGTTGTACCACTCTGTAACTAGTGGGTTTCCTATATACACAGCACCAGCCCCACCAATTCCTTGTGTAGTCGAAGCACTGTCTATGATGAAGGAAGTACAACCTTGACTTGCTGCAGAAGTAGAACTAGCAACTCCAAAATCAGTCGTATTACTTTTGCAAGCTCCACCCAAACCCGAACGATTGGTTTCCCCTGAATTCGTCGCCACCTTGTAC
Above is a window of Leptospira wolbachii serovar Codice str. CDC DNA encoding:
- a CDS encoding HmuY family protein; this encodes MNQLIVSAINAGNPNALDKIVFSRLQADGSYITRINASNLDFYIYFYFEGNKQIPFSEKDKLTWDIAFNRYKVATNSGETNRSGLGGACKSNTTDFGVASSTSAASQGCTSFIIDSASTTQGIGGAGAVYIGNPLVTEWYNYTIGNLTPKSDIFLIRSGTSSSIYAVHIENYYSDAGTSGYPTIRWKKLP
- a CDS encoding TonB-dependent receptor plug domain-containing protein, with protein sequence MLSFTQFLLPILCLFLLFIGEIHSQTRPRETGKKTKTVDQTPTPVTVPAETNTTDPNPQNTGTTTQTTPVPEEGNKEEVPSEEVDRFKDLDNKNGIVVTGSRGERRLKDSAVATEVISRKRIEQTGARNLGEVLETQTGINVTPFFGGSQVQMLGLDSKYVLFLVDGQRVAGRLNNTIDLTRFKVQNIERVEIVKGSSSSLYGADAIGGVINIITKQAEKPEHYQFRTSYGNGRQTNFGSQGEKNMIADVGFKNNFVASNFFGGFNQSAAYDLDPKTPATTGNAFQDANVGGNMTFNPDGQFKVKTGINYLNRNQAGIDSRSNGGVFDRTNLTNDFLGLGAMEYTYGKRNMVSLRGNFSRWENHYKLDQRNSNELDVKEFTNEFSSQGVAQVDHEINKDHMVTAGVESYSEELQSDRLQRRNAYRTRRAAFIQDEWIIWRQGFVWRLVPGVRHDVDSQFGGQTTPKIASKVDITSDLVFRASYGKGFRPPSFRELYLRFENPGVGYVVDGNDKLRPERSTTVNADLEYTPYKFWTLSLSVFRNDITDLIQYSFGTRTSEFANFQLKNVQRAYTRGVEAGSRVRFLKYFALELGYNQTDTRDLTTDRPLEGRALHQGTMNFFVNAPGGWEFALRAKRLDKRPFYSTTNEFTAGSSTALIDQQTKTPEETNKVVYGKPFTLLNVRMEKKFFDGRMSLFLGVDNVLDQYELTYNPIRPRFYYGGLQATF